One Parasphingorhabdus cellanae genomic region harbors:
- a CDS encoding amidohydrolase family protein encodes MGAIDVWSQMTTERMAKAPWLETLLRWTDQSGDPLIPSTESTLQAMDAAGVDISLLSAWHGPQGSLISNEEVSDQVDSAPDRFRGLATVELTNPMQAVRDIRQWVDGKKFVGVRVVPWLWDLPPNDRRYYPVYAACVDLDVPFCTQIGHTGPLLRSETGRPIPYLEDVLLDFPELVVVAGHVGFPWIDELISLTIKFPNFHVDTSAYAVHRLPTDFVNFMKGMGSRRVMFGTNWPMLSPTQCLKELNQLDLTPEQQNAFLFGNARRIFKL; translated from the coding sequence AAATGACTACCGAGCGCATGGCCAAAGCCCCTTGGCTAGAGACCTTGCTGCGGTGGACCGATCAGTCCGGGGATCCCTTAATACCCTCTACTGAATCCACTTTGCAGGCGATGGATGCGGCGGGCGTGGATATTTCCCTATTGTCAGCCTGGCATGGCCCACAGGGGTCTCTGATCAGCAATGAAGAAGTCAGTGATCAGGTTGACAGCGCACCAGACCGATTCCGCGGCCTTGCAACGGTGGAACTAACCAACCCCATGCAAGCCGTCCGGGATATTCGGCAATGGGTCGATGGCAAAAAATTTGTCGGGGTACGAGTCGTTCCCTGGCTTTGGGATTTGCCGCCCAATGACCGCCGCTATTATCCCGTCTATGCCGCCTGCGTTGACCTAGACGTCCCGTTTTGCACACAGATCGGGCACACGGGGCCGCTATTGCGATCGGAAACTGGTCGGCCCATTCCCTATCTGGAGGATGTTCTGCTCGATTTCCCTGAACTGGTTGTCGTGGCCGGCCATGTCGGCTTTCCGTGGATTGATGAACTGATTTCCCTGACCATCAAGTTTCCCAACTTTCATGTCGATACATCCGCTTATGCCGTTCATCGTCTTCCCACCGATTTTGTCAACTTTATGAAAGGCATGGGATCCCGGCGCGTTATGTTTGGAACAAACTGGCCGATGTTGTCGCCAACCCAATGCTTAAAGGAACTAAACCAGCTGGACCTGACGCCCGAACAACAAAACGCCTTTTTGTTCGGCAATGCCCGCCGGATTTTCAAACTTTAA